A single window of Aphidius gifuensis isolate YNYX2018 linkage group LG1, ASM1490517v1, whole genome shotgun sequence DNA harbors:
- the LOC122861178 gene encoding uncharacterized protein LOC122861178, with amino-acid sequence MVLNFATCEKYCYDNNKNSTTILNRKKRYLVFPKSSTFVVTTTGLKAIQVKEPTNWNLDLEFDMIWPIPTEDNNNKKISKINNIKKKPWKKTFYRLRRQRRDLYANFEMALDKFGVPGRECILRTICEARIFLHQPGVSFIDDLLRVFLSHDENFGHRLDEYDNAYRTINNCDLKYKCPISPLEFLLNYDPAKFL; translated from the exons atGGTGTTAAATTTTGCAActtgtgaaaaatattgttatgataataataaaaattctacaacaatattaaacagaaaaaaacgatatctTGTATTTCCAAAAAGTAGTACATTTgtg gtTACAACAACTGGATTAAAAGCAATTCAAGTTAAAGAACCAACAAATTGGAATCTTGATTTGGAATTTGACATGATATGGCCAATTCCAACAgaggataataataataaaaaaataagtaaaataaataatattaaaaaaaaaccatggaAAAAGACATTTTATCGATTGAGAAGACAACGAAGAGATCTTTATGCTAATTTTGAAATGGCACTTGacaa ATTTGGAGTTCCTGGAAGAGAATGTATCTTGAGAACAATTTGTGAAGCCAgaatatttttacatcaacCTGGTGTATCATTTATCGATGATTTACTGCGAGTTTTTTTGAG cCATGATGAAAACTTTGGGCATCGATTAGACGAGTATGATAATGCTTATcgtacaattaataattgtgattTGAAATACAAGTGTCCAATATCTCCACTTGAATTTTTACTCAATTATGATCcagctaaatttttataa